The Peptococcaceae bacterium genome has a segment encoding these proteins:
- a CDS encoding aromatic acid exporter family protein, whose amino-acid sequence MFAGARIIKTGLAVALSLFICDYFNIQPSLFAGAATVLNMQPSVELSLYNAKEQLLVHSLSVCVAILLGLTIGTNPLSMGIATIIIIQLCQVFKWRGGVSAGVMAAIFVLASPHAEFLNHALVRSLAIFVGVSVALVVNLTIAPPRYRQPLQKKLVELNIHVSRLFYEAVQAFLRLSLPTPEEKEAMTKKTEDLFRGNPAPL is encoded by the coding sequence ATGTTTGCCGGAGCAAGAATAATCAAGACAGGCCTGGCTGTTGCCCTGAGCCTGTTTATATGCGATTATTTCAACATTCAGCCGTCCCTTTTCGCCGGAGCCGCCACCGTGCTGAACATGCAGCCTTCGGTGGAGCTGAGCCTTTACAACGCCAAGGAACAGTTGCTGGTTCATTCCCTTTCCGTTTGCGTAGCCATCCTGCTGGGGCTGACCATCGGCACCAACCCCCTGAGCATGGGTATTGCGACCATTATCATCATCCAGTTGTGCCAGGTTTTCAAATGGCGGGGCGGCGTCTCCGCCGGAGTTATGGCCGCCATATTCGTCCTGGCTTCGCCTCATGCGGAGTTTCTCAACCACGCGCTGGTCCGGTCGCTGGCCATCTTTGTCGGGGTCAGCGTGGCCCTGGTGGTCAATTTGACGATTGCTCCTCCCCGGTATCGCCAGCCTTTGCAAAAAAAGCTGGTCGAGTTAAACATCCATGTTTCCCGGCTTTTTTATGAAGCCGTGCAGGCTTTCCTCCGCCTGTCGTTGCCCACGCCGGAGGAAAAGGAAGCCATGACCAAGAAAACAGAAGACCTCTTCCGGGGAAACCCAGCGCCTTTATGA
- a CDS encoding ABC transporter substrate-binding protein — translation MRKSRLSLISLILVLSVILMLFAGCSTKGPEGTKSEGQPAKAQAGPYSLRMFSAGESGMTYVSMSAITGIIRNHKPEIWKDVTTIPSAGPYAGFRAIQSREGEGTYSNIPQMVELWKDTGNFAKDPIPKQNKALLGPCLWEHQNVLLARADRDDLKSIWDLKGKKVCPTLPGYVTEVVSKMIHEKLDLPVQMVYVEMSAISDALKNGMIDATWGYVLSSVGVPSWMTELEMRLDAKVVPFSKEDAELIASKVEGVAAAPLSLKKFSTKLKGPETSWSPVLGTYWVFSPDLPEQAVYEIMVALYEHRKEVGEVHPAHCIWAEDALGVQERHIEVAAKAGIPIHPGFAKWLKEQKVWHDNWLVGEVNQ, via the coding sequence GTGAGAAAATCCAGATTATCTCTGATTTCATTGATTTTAGTTTTATCGGTGATTCTAATGCTTTTTGCGGGATGCAGTACAAAAGGGCCGGAAGGAACCAAATCAGAAGGACAGCCGGCCAAAGCCCAGGCAGGACCGTATTCTCTTAGAATGTTTTCTGCTGGCGAGTCCGGTATGACCTATGTTTCGATGTCGGCAATAACTGGAATTATCAGAAACCACAAACCAGAAATCTGGAAGGACGTTACTACGATTCCGTCAGCAGGGCCATATGCCGGTTTTAGAGCGATCCAGTCGCGCGAAGGTGAAGGCACCTATTCAAACATTCCCCAGATGGTAGAACTCTGGAAAGATACAGGAAATTTTGCCAAAGACCCCATTCCCAAGCAAAATAAAGCGCTGCTTGGTCCTTGTCTTTGGGAACACCAGAATGTGTTGCTGGCAAGGGCGGACAGGGACGATTTGAAAAGCATATGGGACCTGAAGGGAAAAAAGGTTTGCCCCACACTGCCGGGATATGTTACTGAAGTGGTATCCAAGATGATTCATGAAAAGCTTGATTTACCTGTCCAAATGGTTTATGTGGAAATGAGTGCGATCAGCGATGCCCTGAAGAATGGGATGATCGACGCCACTTGGGGATATGTGCTGTCCAGCGTAGGCGTTCCTTCATGGATGACAGAACTGGAGATGAGATTGGATGCGAAGGTAGTGCCCTTTTCTAAAGAAGACGCTGAATTGATCGCCAGCAAGGTGGAGGGAGTAGCTGCAGCGCCATTGAGCCTGAAAAAGTTTTCCACAAAGCTGAAAGGACCAGAGACGAGCTGGTCACCGGTCCTGGGAACGTACTGGGTCTTTTCACCGGACCTTCCGGAACAGGCCGTTTACGAAATAATGGTAGCTCTTTATGAACACAGAAAAGAGGTTGGAGAGGTACACCCGGCTCACTGCATTTGGGCGGAGGATGCCCTGGGAGTCCAGGAAAGGCATATCGAGGTAGCGGCCAAGGCGGGCATACCAATTCATCCGGGGTTTGCCAAATGGCTGAAAGAGCAAAAAGTGTGGCATGACAACTGGCTCGTAGGCGAAGTAAACCAGTAA
- a CDS encoding sigma 54-interacting transcriptional regulator, giving the protein MEQTTNPKTSIYFIAPYPKMVEDIQFEAKNLGLNVQVFEGLVEKGLELAKFEEVEVIVARGGTAEALRSLSSDISVVDIPLTGFDIIKAILRAEELGEKICVVGYNNLLQQISQVNDLRHIFKSSLEMYVCDTKKDIESAILTAKDKGFRCIVGGVGSCQLAESHGLKGVIIESSRESVKEALKQAANVLQIKSQERKKSSLFQAIMNYTFEGIMSTDEQGRITVCNTNAIDILDLENRGLIGHKLEDVSCPHEIRNLLKKPEERLNELIELNRKTIVVNKVPLVYKGDTFGCVITLKDITKIKELEQGLREKMRKRGLQAKVVFDDIVHQSPKMKETIEKAKTISRFDSFVLIEGETGSGKEMIAQSIHNNSKRKNGPFVAINCSALTESLLESMLFGYSEGAFTGAKKEGKAGVFELAHGGTIFLDEISGITTKLQLGLLRVIEEKEVMRLGDDKIIPVDVRVIAATNQPLIDLVKKQQFREDLYYRLNVLKLVIPPLRERKKDILLLLEHFVSAIAREYKLNVPKISEGVKEILLSYNWPGNVRELKNVAENMVIMQKKEIGVKDMEDLIPQKNQKINAIDIKGLDIKKIGLHFEKNLIETLIESGLEKQEIAKMLGIDRTTLWRKLKQ; this is encoded by the coding sequence GTGGAACAAACGACTAACCCGAAAACTTCAATTTATTTTATTGCTCCGTATCCCAAAATGGTGGAAGATATTCAATTCGAGGCCAAAAACTTGGGGCTGAACGTCCAGGTATTCGAAGGCCTGGTAGAAAAAGGGCTTGAACTGGCAAAATTTGAAGAAGTGGAGGTGATTGTCGCCAGGGGTGGCACTGCTGAAGCGTTGAGGAGCCTCAGCAGCGATATATCGGTTGTTGATATTCCTCTTACCGGCTTCGATATTATTAAGGCGATATTGCGGGCCGAAGAATTAGGAGAGAAGATTTGTGTGGTCGGGTACAACAACCTGCTGCAGCAAATATCCCAGGTAAATGACCTTCGCCATATTTTTAAAAGTTCCCTGGAAATGTATGTATGTGATACTAAAAAAGACATTGAGTCCGCAATATTAACGGCCAAGGACAAAGGATTCAGGTGTATTGTGGGCGGGGTTGGGTCCTGCCAGCTGGCCGAGTCACACGGGCTCAAGGGGGTGATTATCGAATCCAGCAGGGAGAGTGTCAAAGAAGCGCTTAAACAGGCGGCTAATGTTCTGCAGATCAAAAGCCAGGAAAGAAAGAAAAGTTCGTTGTTTCAGGCAATAATGAACTACACGTTTGAAGGAATCATGTCGACTGACGAACAAGGCAGGATAACAGTGTGCAATACCAACGCCATCGACATACTGGACCTGGAGAACAGGGGTTTGATAGGGCATAAACTCGAGGATGTGTCTTGCCCGCATGAGATTAGGAACCTGTTGAAAAAACCGGAGGAGAGATTAAACGAATTAATTGAGCTTAACAGGAAAACGATTGTGGTAAACAAGGTGCCGCTTGTTTATAAAGGCGATACTTTCGGCTGCGTAATCACCCTGAAGGACATCACCAAAATAAAGGAGCTGGAACAGGGACTCAGGGAAAAGATGCGGAAACGCGGCTTGCAGGCCAAAGTTGTTTTTGACGATATAGTTCATCAGAGTCCCAAAATGAAGGAAACAATTGAAAAAGCCAAGACCATAAGCCGCTTTGACTCATTTGTTTTAATCGAAGGCGAAACCGGAAGCGGCAAAGAGATGATAGCCCAAAGCATCCATAACAACAGTAAAAGGAAAAACGGCCCCTTTGTGGCCATAAACTGTTCCGCGCTGACCGAAAGCCTTCTTGAAAGCATGCTGTTCGGCTATTCGGAAGGCGCTTTCACTGGCGCCAAAAAAGAAGGGAAGGCGGGGGTTTTTGAACTGGCCCACGGAGGGACGATTTTCCTTGATGAGATCAGCGGGATAACGACCAAACTGCAGCTGGGCCTGTTAAGGGTTATCGAGGAAAAAGAGGTTATGCGGCTGGGGGACGACAAAATCATTCCCGTAGATGTCCGGGTTATTGCGGCTACCAACCAACCCCTCATCGATCTGGTAAAAAAACAGCAGTTCAGGGAGGACCTGTATTACAGGCTTAATGTTTTGAAGCTGGTTATCCCGCCGCTGAGAGAGAGAAAGAAGGATATTTTGCTGCTGCTGGAACACTTTGTCAGCGCCATTGCCCGCGAGTATAAGCTGAATGTACCTAAAATAAGCGAAGGGGTTAAAGAAATACTCCTTTCCTACAACTGGCCGGGCAATGTCAGGGAATTAAAAAATGTCGCGGAAAACATGGTGATAATGCAGAAAAAGGAAATAGGCGTTAAAGACATGGAGGACTTGATCCCGCAAAAAAATCAAAAGATTAACGCCATTGATATAAAGGGTCTCGATATTAAAAAAATAGGGCTGCATTTTGAAAAGAACCTGATTGAGACCCTGATCGAAAGCGGCCTGGAAAAACAGGAAATCGCCAAAATGCTAGGGATAGATCGCACCACTTTATGGCGGAAATTAAAGCAGTAA
- a CDS encoding MoaD/ThiS family protein, whose translation MRVTINFVDELCVSAGKKQIVVRVEGPVSIKKLYELAREQEGIETLYRELEGLMVCYNGRLLEHREALNKEISPGEEILLLPLMEGG comes from the coding sequence ATGCGCGTTACAATTAATTTTGTAGATGAGCTGTGTGTTAGCGCCGGAAAAAAACAAATTGTCGTGCGGGTTGAAGGTCCTGTCAGCATAAAAAAACTCTATGAGCTGGCCCGGGAGCAGGAAGGCATTGAAACGCTTTACAGGGAGCTGGAAGGACTGATGGTTTGTTATAACGGCAGGCTGCTGGAACACAGGGAAGCCCTGAACAAAGAAATATCACCCGGCGAAGAGATATTACTGCTGCCCCTGATGGAGGGCGGCTGA